The segment AAAGAGAGAAAACAGCAGAGGAAACTCGAGAGACAAGCGCAGGCTGATGACGGAGTGGAGTGGACAGGAAAGAAGCGTTTGCGCAGGTCGGCAGAGCCCAGCTCTCTCAGACTGGTCATAGACTGCAGCTTTGATAACCTCATGATGCTCAAGGTGAGCTCTGCCCCTTCACAACATCTGCAACAACTTCAGTAAAAGGCTTCTTACAACTCTCTTTGCTCAACTTTCATAATGCAATTTAACTGTTGCACTGAAAAATCTTGttgaaaggtattttaaagaactaaatttaataaagcttgcatatttatttcttattgaGTAGGATGTAAAGAAACTTCACAAGCAGATTCAGAGGTGCTATGCTGAGAACAGACGCACCCTACATCCCGTACAGGCAAATGTTTCcttcatataaatatatatatttattgaaaatgtgatttttaaaatcaaacttaAAGCCTTAACAGCCTTTTCATATTTACAGTTTTACCTCACAAGTCATGGCGGTCAGTTAAAGCAAATCATGGACGAAATTAACAAAGGCTGGGTCAACTGGAAGGTAAGTTGTGACACtactaataatacattttacaaatatttattttgtccacACTTTTGTAAAGTCATCTGACAGTCAACTGCTGTCACAAAACTATTGTTTGCTGCAGATGTCTTAGCAAGACAAAAAcgtgaaaaatagttttttttcaaTGCACAAAACTCTTTTGTGGTCTTGTTAATGatcttttgtatatttttaaaccAACCGTCATCCACACAAGAAGAAAACTCATTAATTATGCACAAATCATGATTCTTAATGCAAATTTTATCTGAAAGGGGATGAGCTATATGAGAACATTTGATGTATGAAAGTTGGATAATGGAAAGCGATGCCTTTAACACATGTAATTTCAATGTGGTGTAGGATGTCCATGTCAAGCCTGAAGCATTTCATGAAATCATGAACAAGGACGACCTTGTCTACCTCACGTCTGATTCACCCAATGTGCTGCAAGAGCTGGATGAAGCCAAAGCCTATGTGATTGGAGGTCTAGTGGACCACAACCACCATAAGGTGAGTGGCTTGTTACAGTTAGAACTGAAAAAGGAAATTTACCATAAGTCAGTGTAAAGTTCATGGCACTGTTTTATCTCCTGATAGTCACAGAAAGTAATTTCACTGGCCCTGCTTGCAAAGAGATTTTATTCTGAGCTGAATATAGGGTGGCACTCGTcagaagtttttatttttacactgaAGTCATTACAAGCTCTTGGTTTTGGTGAATTCAAATGCTTTATTACAGGGAATCACATTTGGTCGAGCCCAAGAGCTTGGCATTGCTCATGCTCAGCTTCCTCTGGGCAGTTTCGTCAAGATGAATAGTCGCAAGGTGCTGGCTGTCAATCATGGTGAGATGCCCTTTTTTACATTCTCTCTaaaccctgtttacacctggtattatatgttttggttgatcggatcacaagtggacgagggagacacattcccgtttacacctggtgtatCAGTCTGTCTCTTTtttccactttcaaccactcctgtcctgatttctttggGGGGAGGGCCTATAGATGGGTAAATGTATGAGCTTATAAGCATTTGCTTATatcatttacatataaacacGAAAGGAGATGACGAAAAAACATATGGAGAGGAGCATACCAAATGGGTCTTcagccaacaaagtttaaattcCGTCTGGCTAGcgtgcttcccataatgtttatgcagTAGGTCAGTAGGCAGAGAGTaggtggtcttttgtggctCTTTGTATGCATTTGACAACATGAGTGTCTACACTACAGAAGCAGTCCAGTCAAAACATTTTCGACCACCTCTGGAACTGGTCAAAAGTGGAtgagctcaaaacattttagacccctttacacctgtatttagcgtcatCCACTTGATAAAATCacttcttaaaggattagttcacccaaaaatttaaattctgtcatttattactcattctcatgccgttccacacctgtaagacctttgttaatcttcagaacgcaaattaagatatttttgttgaaatccgatggctctgtgaggcctgcatagggagcaatgacatttcctctctcaagatccataaaggtactaaaaacatatttaaatcagttcatgtgagtacagtgggtcaatattaatattaaaagcgatgagaatattttgggagcgccaaaaaaaaccgaaataacgactttagtgatggcctatttcaaaacactgcttcaggaagatttagagcacaaatgaatcagcgtatcgaatcatgattcagatcgcttgtcaaaccaccaaacggctgaaattacgtgactttggcgctccgaacctctgattcgacatgctgattcataacgctcagaagcttcctgaagcagtgttttgaaatcggccatcactatataagtccttatttagttttttttggcacaccaaaagtattctcgtcgctttatcatattaatattgaaccactgtactcacatgaactgatttaaatatgtttttagtacctttatggatcttgagagaggaaatgtcattgctccctatgcaggcctcactgagccatcggatttcaacaaaaatatcttaatttgtgttccgaagattaacgaaggtcttacgggtgtgaaacggcatgaaggtgagtaatgacagaattgaaCTAACCATTTAGTGTCAGGTGTAAACAGATATCCATTCAAATGACATCTCTTCTGTACTGTATGGAGGTTTCTACCAtggaatgaaaaataaatagtgGTAATTGTgtctttatctcacaattctgtcttttttttttttgcaattcgcACATTATTACTCAGAAtcgtgagtttatatctcacaattctgagaaaaaaaaagtcagaattgcaagtttatatcctgcagttctgactttttttctcgcagaattgtgagatataaacttaaaaagttataaagtcagaattgtgagctgactttttttttcttagaattggGATATAAACGcgatcatcacgtaaacgattggccctctggcttgtcaatcactgccatgacgttccttgtgagagacgagcgcggctgtgcgctccagtaactttccacactccacaggcgccgcatgcgatgtttttgtcaggagacaggagtaacaactgcagattatgagttacctgcggtgagtccgacataatgaatccacgaacacgacacagcgaatgccggtggtaaacactcgtgttcaaATACTCGTGCaagagttttgggaggcgttccctcgaaaggaggggggttgttcttacgcatgcactcatttcagaaactcactaacagtctttggtttctcagtcgacgaaaagatcctctttagcaccttttaaatagttcctttttttttcctttttctttttttttttattctatggtggaaacaagcttccatagtaatATACTACTTTTAAGTTTCCTGCTAGAAATTAACATCATTTTCTGTCCTGCTGCAGTTTTTGAGATCATCCTAGCGTTCCTGGAGAAACGAGACTGGCAGGAAGCTTTCTTTACTGTTCTGCCACAGAGGAAGGGAGCTGTGCCAGTGGGCCAAGAGAACAAGCTCGGAGAGGAAGACTCTGATGAAGACTCAGACACAGAACCTCCAACCTCAGAAAGGGGAACGGACTCAAAGGACCAATCAGATAGCAAACAAGAAGAGAACAAACCTTTACTAAACCAATCAGATTCCAGCGAGCGAAACACAGCATAGAGACGTAACATATTTGTGccatttcatctttttttttttgctaatttttAATTGGTTGTTTTCTGATGTTTTTCCttttagtttattaatatcTCAGTTTGAAGTTTGAGAAGCTTGGACTTTTTGTTGAAATatcttatgattattattattatttttttttatgttttccattaaaaaataatagtttaaatcttgtcaaaagaaaataaataaacaattccAGTATTACTACTAGTTTTAGAACAATGAGGCTTTTGTTCATTGTAAACATTTGATGCCTTTGACCAGCTGATGTAGAGAATATTTTTATCCTATAAATTCATACTGTTGACAAAAGTGTAGATTTGCTATATTGCCTTAAATCGCATTCCTGCAGTTAAAAGGATAAAAATGAAACAGAACTGAGAAACAGAATCTGCATATTTTGCTGTTCTGCCACAGTGGGGATTTGTACCTTTGGGCCAAGAAAACAAGCTCGAACACGGCAAGATTTAGATATAAGCCACCCAAtctcagaaaagaaaaaaagatcaaTCAGACAGCAAAAGGAAGGTACACAAAACTCTGTTAAAACAGTCAGATTCCAGTAAAAGGAATATAATAAGTAGGGAGAAACTTGATATTCagtctttttttcattttgcatttgttttgCTTTCATATGTTTGTTCAGTTTAAGTTTAATGAAATCTCACATGCATTTGAGATGCTAATGCATTTAGATGTTTTTGTTGAAACAAATTTGATATAGAATGTTGCTTTTTCAGCCTCAGACATTTAAAAGGAAAATGTTTAGTTTAATTCTTAATAAATATAGTATTACATTATGTGCAATACTATAATATGTATACTAcagtatattttatatgttgTGAGTTAGGGAAAGTTGCTTTTAAAATAATgcgttacaatattgtgttactctgtaaaaagtaactaattgcgttattTAGTTACTGTTCGTGGAAAGTAATCTGTTAcatttgtgttactttttctcacatAGACTAGGCCTTGGCAAATGTAACGGCCCTATcgcaccaaaagtgaaatgaataagcctcaggctggaggaaatgcaaattcacgtctgtacagtagagggcgcagctcaaacaacctgtcagctgtgctgccattctgaatTGCAGAACTGAATCATCCAAGAAATTGGTTAATAAAATTGAGGtctatatttgtattatttaacatatttaattatttgcaGCTTTGcttaatattctgagtttgcatttcattgtttttatttattttgaagaacacTAAATCTGtctttgtgcaagtgagatgaagAAATGCacgttcacatttagtctagaactacaataaccatcatgtttacacagcgccTCTGCACCTCACTCCTGATTTCtgtcaacatggggacaggagaggtgtcagtcaataaGACTTGCGTAATATGTTACTCTACTAGttccttgaaaaagtaatctgatcacCTAACTCACATTaattgtaatgcgttacccc is part of the Chanodichthys erythropterus isolate Z2021 chromosome 11, ASM2448905v1, whole genome shotgun sequence genome and harbors:
- the trmt10a gene encoding RNA (guanine-9-)-methyltransferase domain-containing protein 2 isoform X2, with protein sequence MATDMASAPAVQERSHECANDENESAKDENETVQTGETETLSKRQRKRLLKNQQWEEQRELRKQKRKERKQQRKLERQAQADDGVEWTGKKRLRRSAEPSSLRLVIDCSFDNLMMLKDVKKLHKQIQRCYAENRRTLHPFYLTSHGGQLKQIMDEINKGWVNWKDVHVKPEAFHEIMNKDDLVYLTSDSPNVLQELDEAKAYVIGGLVDHNHHKGITFGRAQELGIAHAQLPLGSFVKMNSRKVLAVNHVFEIILAFLEKRDWQEAFFTVLPQRKGAVPVGQENKLGEEDSDEDSDTEPPTSERGTDSKDQSDSKQEENKPLLNQSDSSERNTA
- the trmt10a gene encoding RNA (guanine-9-)-methyltransferase domain-containing protein 2 isoform X1, coding for MATDMASAPAVQERSHECANDENESAKDENETVQTGETETLSKRQRKRLLKNQQWEEQRELRKQKRKERKQQRKLERQAQADDGVEWTGKKRLRRSAEPSSLRLVIDCSFDNLMMLKDVKKLHKQIQRCYAENRRTLHPVQFYLTSHGGQLKQIMDEINKGWVNWKDVHVKPEAFHEIMNKDDLVYLTSDSPNVLQELDEAKAYVIGGLVDHNHHKGITFGRAQELGIAHAQLPLGSFVKMNSRKVLAVNHVFEIILAFLEKRDWQEAFFTVLPQRKGAVPVGQENKLGEEDSDEDSDTEPPTSERGTDSKDQSDSKQEENKPLLNQSDSSERNTA